A genome region from Alkalibaculum bacchi includes the following:
- a CDS encoding DUF3021 family protein: MKFLDLIRQLIRDYFVIFGILIIGTVFLTPPNTINRDYILLAMVFAAVGDLPSIVFWSKSELTENSRRLRILIHFILLEAVILIFGGITSIVSGFMEYLIFAIEIVVIYVIVRLITWRGDLATAKRINEKLIHLKRTDKYE; the protein is encoded by the coding sequence ATGAAATTTTTAGATTTGATAAGACAATTAATTAGAGATTACTTTGTTATCTTCGGAATACTAATTATAGGTACTGTGTTTCTGACTCCGCCAAACACGATAAATAGGGATTACATTCTATTGGCTATGGTATTTGCTGCTGTAGGAGATTTGCCAAGCATTGTGTTTTGGTCTAAGTCGGAGCTGACTGAAAATAGCAGACGATTGAGGATACTAATTCACTTTATACTGCTTGAGGCTGTAATACTTATATTTGGTGGCATTACCAGTATTGTATCAGGATTTATGGAATACTTAATTTTCGCCATTGAGATTGTAGTAATTTATGTTATTGTAAGATTAATTACATGGCGGGGTGACCTTGCAACAGCAAAAAGAATTAATGAAAAATTGATACATTTGAAGCGTACAGATAAATATGAATAA
- a CDS encoding LytTR family DNA-binding domain-containing protein translates to MKISIENVSPDKEEEIIIRCYEVNDEILELMNKLKTKNSILIGYNDDSIYQLNPSNVYYFESVDNKVFIYCRDKFYECKQKLYELEQICDHKRFFRASKSIIINITKISHVKPSISGRFEATMVNGEKVLVSRQYVPVLKSKLGL, encoded by the coding sequence GTGAAGATATCGATCGAAAACGTTAGTCCTGATAAGGAAGAAGAAATTATCATCCGTTGTTACGAGGTCAATGATGAAATACTTGAGTTAATGAACAAATTGAAGACGAAAAATAGCATACTTATAGGTTATAACGACGATTCTATTTATCAACTGAACCCATCTAATGTATATTATTTCGAATCCGTAGACAATAAAGTATTCATCTACTGCCGAGATAAGTTCTACGAGTGCAAACAGAAACTATATGAGCTTGAACAAATATGTGATCACAAAAGGTTTTTCAGAGCATCAAAATCCATAATAATAAATATAACGAAAATATCCCATGTCAAGCCGTCAATCAGTGGCAGATTTGAAGCTACTATGGTAAACGGGGAGAAAGTATTGGTGTCACGGCAATATGTACCAGTGCTGAAATCCAAGCTAGGACTGTAA